The DNA window TGGCCCAAACTGGAGTTCTTGTCCtggctgcagagctgctggtcAGTAAtaacctcctcctccttccagaCAAAATGCTGTGAGAGGTCTAAAATAGCAAACAGGTAGAAATGCTGATTAACATGAttatgacaacaacaaaaaaacaggtggttttcaagtttttataTAACTAGATATTTTGGAAAGTAGTGGTCATACGATTCCAATAGTACCAATCATCAGCAGGTCGTTTTGAGTTACTATAATTTGTTCACACCAGTCGACTGATCCAGAAAGtgatccaaacaaaacaaaaaaaagagttcactttcttttgtttttgaaaagtgaagaaaagagACACTTCTTCATCAACTATCAGTCAATATATcaatttaactcaaaaatataTTGCGTGTGAGTTCTGATGGGCTTTGTGAATTATTTGTCACAACATTGATGCATGAATCTGTTTTAACTTAAATATTAGTTACAGCATTAATCTATGAATCTGATAACTGAAATCAAGGTAATGgtcaattaaataatatttcctCAATCTTAGCTGCATTACGGAAATGTAAACTGTCAGAAGagacaacagaaacaaagtactgattcattcattcattcatttcagcAGCGGTCAAACGAAAGGCTTCTCAGCTGTTCTCACTACAGGGGATAGACTCATAATgacggggaaaaaaatcccaaagcTTTTACTCAAACTTGCGTTATTCTTTTAAACTCATTCACACACTTCTGAAAATATGACtcctttgttttctgaaaataaaagggTCATATCTTTAGgtttttatcagaaacattCATGATGTTATTAAAATTCACTACACTGATTCAATCAGGctgtttcaattattttacCCATAAAGTCCCTCAAACCAGACTTTTCTGCATCTCTGTGATCAGTATTTCTTTGCTTTGACGGTTCATACCTATTCTCTGCAGATCTATTTGGGGTTTCCAACAGATTTCCAGCAGTCTCCGCTGACGATCCAGCTGGGCCTCGTACTCGACGATGGTTTTATCAAACTCTGTGAATATTTCTTCAGCAGCAGCGGTCAGTCGCTCCCTGATAAAGTCTCTCAGAGACTGAGATGAAGACATTGTTGGTGTGGAAACACAAATATTCAGCTCATCAGACACAGTAGAAGAAAGCTAACTCTGCTAACAGACACAGAAAGTCTGTTATCTAGAAAGAAACCTGCTGACTCATTATCGCCACCTGCTGGAGGGATGCATTTAAGATAAGGTTAcgtgattttatttatacaacacattttcaccaacaaggcaattcaaaatgctttacatgaacgaaatacaaacaaaataacaaaacaaaggaaagagcaaaaggaaaaaagacaaaaaccacaTATTAGTGTGTTCCccatgtttaaaaataagtgggttcttttgttttgtgtgtgtgcttttggCGGTTGACAGGATGCCCCCATCGCTTCCCTGTTCTCCGACTGTGACAGCTGCAGACAGACTACATGAAGGTAAAACAGATCActgtaacaatatttaaaataaagacaagtgTGACCTCAAACCACTTTTATTAGCAATGAATACTTGGATTACATTTCAAGTTTCTCACAGCTGGTCTCAAGGTCCTGTGCATCAAAGGTCTACAatcaatcatcatcatcatcatcatcatcatcagatgATTTATTACTAACAAGCAGATCACTGCCATCTTCAGAAACTGTAACCATAAAGGGAGAAGCAGTGGATTGTTCTATGTATTACAATTGAAATGCTTATTGTACTATTACAATAAGTacaatgtaaaatatgcaaatgttaGACGTCACAATATCCACCCTTAAACGGAGACAAATCCGAGGCATGGAAGTATGTTGTcgaacaaaaatgtaatgtttcagaCACTCTGTGAGGGATTTATCCCCTCCCTAACAGGTGttgtttttgtacttctgtATTCTAATTTATctggtaaatgtattttttgtttggaggaagtaatatttcatattttccataatgtacaATATCCACAGTTCTTGATGAGAACGACCTctcatttgtgtctttttatgtgACGAGTTAATTGAGTTTTTTGAATGAACCTTTTTCCACACGTCGTACACAAGTGAGGCTTGTGGCCTGAGTGAATTTTGTTGTGCCGAGATAAATTTCCACTATTGTTGAAGCGTCTTCCACAGATCTTACATGACAAAgccttctcacctgtgtgagtttGAATGTGACTGGTCAATTGAGATTTTTGAATAAATGCTTTTCCACACACCATACACAAATGAGGCCTCTGGCCTGAGTGAATTTTAGTGTGCCGAGTTAAATTTGTGCCACTTTTAAAGAGTTTTCCACAGACCTTACATGAGAACGGTCTCTGATCCGTATGCGTTTGCGTGTGACATATTAACTGATTTTTCTGAATAAACCGTTTTCCACATGTCATACATAAATGAGGTTTGTGGCCTGAGTGAATTTTTTTGTGCCGATATAAATTTGTATTATGTCTAAAGCATTTTCCACATGTCACACACAAGAAAGGCCTATCACTGGTGTGTGTTGTTGTGTGAAAAACTTTACCATCCCACAAATTCTCCTTCATCCgccttttcttctgtttctctaCTTTTGGTTTGTCTACATTGTCACAATTCCTTCTGAATCTCTGATGCCCTTTAATTTGTCTCAGTTTAGCATCTGTACTTGATCCGGAGTCTTCATTGTCGCTTCTTTCCTGGTTTTGGTTCTCATTGTCGGAAGAGAACTGGACGACGAGCTGGTCAAAGTTTGGTACAGTTTGACTGAGGTTTCTCTCATCATAGTCAGGGTTTTCTATGAAGCTATCAGCCTCTTGTTTCAGTTCAAACGGTTCAATCTGTATCTGTGAAAGTTCTAGTTCATCTTGTTCCTTTTTTACAAGGAGTGGGTCCAGATCACAGTGGTTCTGATGCGTCTGCTGGGGTCCTGGATCTTCCTGGTTCTCTCCTAGAGGTTTTGTTTCCCATTGGTCCAAATTGAAATGACTCTCCTGCTCATTGAACAGATGTGAAATGTCTGGAgaggcaacaaaaaaagtgataaatgtGATTATAAGAAAGAACACTTCACATTTctaatttatgcatttaaaacgTTTTGGAcgttatttaattttctttagtgTTACAGTTTTATATTTGGTCCTTTATATAAGATGAATCTGCTAAAGTTTATAACAACTGACAATTATAAACATTGCTCTtctgaaaagcatttttataaatgtacataCTTCTGACTGTCGAAGTCTCAACGTGTTTGGAAACAGGTTTTAGACTGCTCTGCCCATAATACCAGAAGAAATACTTGaagaaaaaatgacatttgtcAGACGCGTTGTGAGTTTGGATTCGATTCATGGATTATTCACCTATTTTGATCAGGGATGGATTTTAACGTGTTGGAGCAGCTACACAATAAAAACGTTTGCCCTGGtttgaaaaatacaatatttggACGCCTGAAACCAGAACTGGACGTTCAAACCTTGTGATTTGTGATAGTCTTATAAAGGTCGATTTCAGTGCTTATTTTAGCACCTGGAACAAAcgaaaaccagtttaaaaaaaataaaataaaaNNNNNNNNNNNNNNNtatatatatatatttttttttttttacaagtttaaaTAAGACAACCTGTATGTCTGTGATCAGTAAAGCAACATCAGTTCCTCTGGTGGTTCATACCTATTCTCTGCAGCGCTATTCTGGGTTTCCAGCAGATTTCCAGCAGTCTCCGCTGACGAGCCAGCTCTTCCTCGTACTGGACGATGGTTTTATCAAACTCTGTGAATATTTCTTCAGCAGCAGCGGTCAGTCGCTCCCTGATAAGCTCTCTCAAAGACGTAGATGAAGACATTGTTGCtccagaaacagaaatattcaacCCGGAAGACACGATAGAGGAAAGCTAACTCTGCTAACAGCGACAGAAAGTCTTCTTCTTGGACTTCGTGGCGGCTGGGAAGCAACGTTTTGGTTCATTACCGCCACCTATTGGGATGAAGTGTGGGTCAGGATGGTAAATATGTACAAAAGACATTTATAGCCGTCTTATAATAAGGAATATCTTCTCCTCAAGATTGCAGAGCAGGTGTGTATCCAGGAAGTTTCTAAAGAGAGATAAATGGGGGTCAGCAATGACCTGGGAGTGATacgaaaataaaaacaaagatgggaAGCAggacttaaataaatgttatgagTGACTCACAACACGAAGGTCAAAGATTGAGATTAATATAAAGCACATATTGTGAagccatttcttttattttctcttctgattataaaaaatataatcaatatAAGATTTTCTCATGGAGGGTGTTTGTGATTAGATTTTTCTGAGCAGTGAGTCTCTGAACCTCATggtagaaaatgtttagaattGTACAAAAACTTGTACAATTCTGTTTAATACCTGTACAATTATTAAACAGATCCTTGTAGCAATATTCACAACAAAGAAACAAGTGTGTCCTCAAACCAGTTTTATTACCACTGAAtacttaaattacatttcaaactgTAGAAAATTACAATCAAGCTTTTAACTAGAGACATAAACAGAAGTGGACCCCAAAGTCCTCACAGATGGTCTCACAGTCCTGTTCATCAAAAGCCTACAATCATCTTCatcagatttattattttcaggcAGAACGTTGTCCTCTTCAGAAACAGTAACCATAAAGGCAGAAGCGGTATCTTGTTGTATGTATAAAAccttaaagtaaaatgtttaaagtacagtacaaaacatgaaaatgttagACGTCACAAtatccagttgttttttttctattggaGTTTTACAACTTCACAACACAACtcaaacaacaacacaacagCTCAGAGCCAGTGTGACCAATTGAACACAAACAGACCTGAGGCATACGAGTACGTTGTCAGCCAAAAATGTCCGGCTTGAGACACCTCAATACTGAAACgtttcacaaacattttaagttacAACATCGTCAGAAAGATTTTCCACAGATCTTGTTGAGAACGGCCTCTCACTTGTGTGTTTCTATGTGAGTGGTCAACTGATAGTTTCGAAGAAATCCTCTTCCACATGTTGCACATGAATAAGGCCTGTGgt is part of the Poecilia reticulata strain Guanapo linkage group LG9, Guppy_female_1.0+MT, whole genome shotgun sequence genome and encodes:
- the LOC103470398 gene encoding zinc finger protein 570-like; protein product: MSSSTSLRELIRERLTAAAEEIFTEFDKTIVQYEEELARQRRLLEICWKPRIALQRIDISHLFNEQESHFNLDQWETKPLGENQEDPGPQQTHQNHCDLDPLLVKKEQDELELSQIQIEPFELKQEADSFIENPDYDERNLSQTVPNFDQLVVQFSSDNENQNQERSDNEDSGSSTDAKLRQIKGHQRFRRNCDNVDKPKVEKQKKRRMKENLWDGKVFHTTTHTSDRPFLCVTCGKCFRHNTNLYRHKKIHSGHKPHLCMTCGKRFIQKNQLICHTQTHTDQRPFSCKVCGKLFKSGTNLTRHTKIHSGQRPHLCMVCGKAFIQKSQLTSHIQTHTGEKALSCKICGRRFNNSGNLSRHNKIHSGHKPHLCTTCGKRFIQKTQLTRHIKRHK